TCCGTTGTACCGTCTCTAATTCGGTGGTGGTGGCCGCGAGGAGCTGGCGCCGCTTAGCCGCACGCAATTTCGCCAGTTGCGGATTGCGACACGCGATCAGCCGCTCGCCGGGAAAGTCCTCGTCGGTGCATTCAAAGAGATTGCGCTCGTCGAATAAATCCATCTGGAGCGTACCGGCCGCCGCCAGTTGGCGAATCGCCCCGCTCTTGAGTGCCGTGATCCACGCCACTCCGGCACGCTCCCGCAGGGCCTCAACCTGGGTTTGCGAGATCATTCCGCGATCCCCCACCAGGATGACCGATTGCAGGGCAAAGTCGTGTTGCAGCTGATCCACCTGCGCCATCAAGGTCTCGGGGTCAGTGGTATTGCCCGCAAAGGCCGAGATGGCCACCGGACAACCGCGCGCATCAGTCAGCAAGCCGTAGTTGACTTGCAGCAGCCCCTTCTTCCCGTCACGGGAGTAGCCACGCGCGGCCAGGGGGCAGGACTCACCCTCGAAATAGCTCGACGAGAGGTCGTAGAGCACGCGGCCCCCCTCGTGCAGGTGGCGCTTGGCCAATCGTTGCTCAATGACCGCCTGACGCTCCCGCAGCCAATCCAAGGCCGCGTACAGCTCATTTTCATCAGCATCACTGACCCCGAACAGCTCGCCCAGGGTGCTGTGCTCCCAACTGCGCGTGGTCGCCAGTTTGCTTTGCGGGTCTAGCACCCGGGCGGCGATCATCGCCAGCACCAGATCCCGCTCTCGGCAGGCTTCGCGCCCCAAGAGCGCACTCAGCCGCAGGTGCTCCATCGCCAGCCTGATCGCATCGACCGCACCATGCGCGCGCGAGCGGATGATTTCAAAGACCTCATCAACGGCGGCCAACGGCTTGCCTTTGAGAACGGCACGAATCGCCTCGGCTTGTGACAGCGACAAGGCCGAGAGGTTGGCGATGGTGCGCTTAAGGATCTTCTTGCCTTCGCGAAACGACTCGCGGAGCAAGATGGCAGGGGGCGAGCTGCGGTTTGGAACGATGTCGATGTACATGGGAAAAAATATAGCAGGAAAACTCGAAATAACAAGCTATCTACGACCGTTTACATGGGTACACTTTAGAGCGGAATGACGGCAACAAGTACCTATTGAACAAAAATTTCAAGGGCTTGCGACGAAGATGAGAATGGTTCTCGCTGGAACTTCGGTTTAATCGATAAGCACACGAGGCATTACGCATGATTACAGACATCCCTTCTCTGCTTGCTAAGATCACATTGATAGAGGGGCAGCACCCTAATGAGACCCTATTTTTTCGCGGTCAAGTTAAGCGTTATCGGCCGATAACTCCATCGATTGACCGCAACGGGTATTTGAGCAACGAAAACGTATTGTTCAGGGAATTCATCCTGAGAAATCCAGATGAGTTTTCGGGAGAAAAAAGCACATTTGAAAAACTTGTAAAAATGCAGCATTATAAGTTGCCAACGCGCCTCCTGGATATCACCACGAATCCACTAATTGCGTTGTTTTTTGCTGTCGCCAATAATGACTCGGAGGACGGCGATTTCATTGTTTTTGCAATTCCAGATGAGAAAATAAAATATTATGACTCTGACACCATCAGTGTTGTCGCAAACATAGCAAGACGCCCCATCGACACGCTCGACTTGAGAGCACTACTCAAGACCAAAATAGAGTCGAACGACCAATTCCGCACTAGGTTCAACGGCACCAAGGAGATCCAGTATTTGCTTCACGAGATAAAGGAAGAAAAGCCCTATTTTAAGGACCTGATCGAACGTGAACACCTTGAAGACATCTGGTGCGTGAAGCCGCTCTTGAAGAATCGACGCATTATTAAACAAGACGGAGCGTTCTTGCTATTCGGCATACACGGAACAAAAGAACATATGGCGACTTACAGCAGCTTCACGCCGATTGACGTTCCGGTCCTAGCCACAGAAAAAGAGAAGCTGAGGAAAGATTTGAAACTTCTCGGAATCTCAAACGACAAAATATTCCCAGAGCTTGATAACACAGCGGAATATTTGCGGAGCATTTACGCACGGCCGCATCCCTAAATGGGCAGTCCTCGCGGCCACTTTAACGAACAGGTAGTTGCAGCGTCCAGGTTGCGGGATACTCCAAGCGCCGCCACCCGGCGCTATGTTCGCGGCAAGCGCATCCGCTGGTCCGCCGTGACCGGGGCCGCACTCGGCTCCATGCACCTCAAGATATTTGACCCCAGCGTGTAGGCGTAAACGCTGGATGGCACAAAGGTGAACTGCACTCCGCGATATTCCACGCTGTCTGCCGCGACGGTGCGCGTCGTTATGACAATCGGCTGTTCTATCTGGGGATTTTTGGAGACGAATTCCACGCAGTTGTCCAACTCTCCGCGCGCCTTGAAAGGCCGATCGGTCCACTTGACCTCGACAACCCATTGCGGTTTTTGCTCCGCGCTGGCCAGCGACACGATGTCGATCTCACCGGTATTCCAGCGGGCATAATAGAGCTGGTTCGCCTGACGCTGTTGCCATTGACTGTAAATCGCCGTCTCGGTCAAGGGTCCCATCGCCTCAGAGTCGGCGCCGATTTGCCCGAACAAGGCCGCGCGCATTGATGGATTCGTCAGATAGACCTTGAAGTACAGCGCGCGCTTGAAGCGTTTGGCATTCTGGTCGATCCGCTCGACCCGGCGAATGAGGAAGGCGGCTTCGAGATACTCCAGATAGCGCTTGATGGTGTTCTTGGCGACACCCGATGACTGCGAGAGGCCCTCCAGGCTGACTTCATTGCCGGTGTTGTAGGCCAGGGTGGTGAACAGCCGATTCAATTCCTGGATATCGTTGATCCCATAGAGACTCGGCAGATCGCGCAGCAATACCTTGTCGATAATGTCGCTCTTGATATATTGCCCGGGATCGCCGCGGATCGTAGCCGAGAAGACGGCTTCCGGATAGCCGCCGAAATTGAGATAGTTGACGAACTCGCCATTGAGTCCGACAATATCCTTCGCGCGGTACCCGGGCGCGTCATCGCGGTTCGGATGGCTTGCCGGAACCACCTCGACAAGCTCGCTGTCGCGCTTGATGAACATGAGATATTCCGCGAAGGTCAGCGGCGGCAACACATAGTCACTGAACCTGCCGGCACCCGATTCCGTGCTCTTGAGCCGCAGCGCGGCGGCCGCCGAACCAGTAACGACGAACTTGTAGTCCGGGTACGAGTCGACGAGGGACTTCAGGTGGACCTCCCAGTCCCGCAGATATTGAATCTCGTCGAAGAAGATATGCAGCGGACTTTCCCGCCGGTGTCCGAACGTCTCCAGGAAAAACCCCAGTAGTCGCGCGAGCGGCAGCCCGGTATAGATAGGCGTTTCGAGCGAGAGGTACAGAATCCGATTGGCCGGCGTCCCACCGTCGAGCAATCCGCGAATGGCCTGATAGACCATCACCGTCTTGCCGACGCGGCGCGGCCCCATCAGCACAATGGCGCGCCGGACGCTGGTGTCCAAGACCGTTCTGAAGAAGGAAGCAAAACAGGTCCGCCGCGGTGTGTCCTGAAATGCGATTTTCGTCGCCGGCCCCGTGTCCCACCATGGATTATCAAAGGCCAGGCGGGCGACAATGTCCTCTTTCGCAATCTCGAGCATTTAAGAATCGACTCCGCCTAAGATCAGGGCGCTGATCTTACGCCCAGCACGACCCCAAGACAAGATCAAACGACTGATCTTGATTGACGCGGTGTGCACCCACCGCGCGGCTCACCCCCGCTCGGCCATCCCGACCGTGTAATGCGCGCCCTGCTTGAGCTTGTCGTAATTGCCGAAGACCTCACGCAGGTTGCGCTTCATGAATTCGCGCAGGCCGTTGATGGTGACGACATAGAGCCGTCCGCCCGGGCGCAGCCGGTCGCGGGCGTCGTGCAGCAGGATCGACAGCAACTCCTTGCCCACCTTGGCGGGGATGTTGCTCGCGATGCGGTCGAAGCGCTGGTCGGCCGGCACCTGGTCGAAGCCGTTGCTCAGCAGCGCCCGGGCGTTGTCGAGCCGGTTGCGGCGCGCATTGCGCCCGGCGTAGTCCACCGCGACGAAATCCTTGTCGACCATCAGGGTTTGCCCCTGGGGGGCGAGGGCCGCGAGGGCCAGACCGATGGCGCCATAGCCGCACCCCAGATCCAGGCAGTCGGCGGCGGGCGCGACCTCCAGGTGCGCGAGCAGCAGGCGCGTGCCCTCGTCGATCTCGCGCGGGGAGAACAGCCCCCAGGTGCTCGCAAAGCGCAGCGTGCGGCCGGCGAGTTCGGCCTCGAAGCGGATGGGCTCGCGCAGACGATTCACTTGGTCCTTGGTGAGCATGGGCGACGACCTGGAGGGTTCTTGGACGACCCGATTGACGGGCCCGGGACCCGGTATTCTAGCCCCTGGTTGGGGTACACTCACCCGATGACCGACCCTGCCGGCAAGCTGCATATCCGTCTCGACCCGCACGGGGTCCGCATCGACTCGACCCGCCCGGTGGGGGCGGCCAGCCTGTTGGTGGGCCGCGACATCGCGCACGCCACCCGCCTGCTGCCGGTGCTCTTCAGTATTTGTGCGGTGGCCCAGGCGGCGGCCGGGGCGGCGGCCATCGAAGGGGCGCTGGGGCTGGCAGTGGCCCCGCGGATCGCGTCCCGGCGGCGACGACTGGTGGCCGCCGAGACCTTGCGCGAGCACCTGTGGCGCATCCTGCTCGACTGGCCGGGCATCATGGGCGAGCCGGCGGACGCCGCTGCCATGGCCCGGGTGATGGCAGGCTATGGCGACTGGCGTGCGGCCCTGACCGCGGGGGTCGACCTGTTCGCCCCGGGCGCGGCCCTGCCCGCCGCTGAACCGGCCGCGGCGCCGGCCGCTGAATGCGCCCGGCGCGCGCTCGCCGACCTGGGCACCCTGCGGGTCTTCGGTCGGCCGCCGGATGTCTGGCTGGAACAGGTCGCGGGGCTCGAGGCCCTGGCAGCCTGGGCCGGGCAGACCGACACGGCAGCGGCGCGGCTGGTGCATCGGACCCTGACGGCGGGACAGGCCGGGTTCGGACGCGCGGGTGTCGGCGCCCTGCCCCCGCTCAGCGCGACGGACCTCGATCGCTGCCTGGACGGTGCGGACCCGGCGGTCGATGCCTTCGTGGCCAGGCCCACCTGGGACGGCCAGCCGCGGGAGTCGAGCCCGCTGACCCGGCAACTGGAGGCACCCCTGGTGCAGGACCTCCGCCGCTCCTTCGGCAACGGACTCCTGCCGCGCCTCGCCGCCCAACTCGTCGAGGCGGCCCGGATCATGGCGGGCGCTGAGGCGAGCGCGGCGGAGCCGGCGCCGGGCGACCTCCCCGCGGGCCTCGGACTGGCCCAGGTCCCGGCCGCCCGTGGGCTCCTGGTCCACCGGGTGCGCCTGTGCGACGGGCGCGTCACCGGATACCGCATCCTGGCCCCGACCGAATGGAACTTTCACCCCGCAGGCGTCGTGGCGGTCGGTCTCGCCGGGCTCATGGCGCACGCCGACCCGGTTGATCTTGGGCCCCTGGCCCGGCTCTTCATCACCGCCGTGGACCCCTGCGTGGACTTTGAACTGCAACTCCCGGGGCGGCCTCAATGATGGCCCCGGTCGGCGGCAATCGGTCCGTGCCGCGACCATCGGTCCACACAGCGGACCCTACGCGGACCAACGACCCCACCGCCGCACGCTGGGGGCTTTACGACCAAGGCCCCCCACCACCAGCCCCAGACTTGCATCCCCACAGGACCTGTACCCATGTGCCTCGCCATCCCCGCCCGCATCACCGCCATCGACCCCACCGGACAGTCGGCCACGGTCGCCTTGGGCGCCGTGACCAGGGACTGCTCGCTTGCCCTGATCGAGGACGCCGCCGTCGGCGACTATGTCCTGATGCATGTGGGCTATGCCTTGAATCGCATCAGCCCACAGGAGGCGCAGCAGACCCTGGCCTTGATGCGTGAGGCCGGGGTCCTGGTCGATCAGGACGGGCCAGCCCCGGCACTCGCCGACACCGCGGGGCCGGCATGAAATACATCGACGAGTTCCGCGACCGGGACCTGGCCCGGGGCCTGGCCGCGGCCATCGCCGCCGCGGCCGACCCGACCCGACAGTACCGGCTGATGGAGTTCTGCGGCGGCCACACCCACGCCATCTTCCGTTATGGCCTCGCGGACCTGATGCCCGCCAATGTGCGCTTCATCCACGGCCCGGGCTGCCCGGTCTGCGTCCTGCCCATGGCGCGTATCGACCACGCCATCACGCTCGCCACCCAGCATGGGGTGACCCTGTGCACCTATGCCGACCTGATGCGGGTGCCCGCCGGCGAGCGCCGGAGCCTGCTCAAGGCCAAGGCGGCGGGGGCCGACATCCGCATGATCTACTCAACGAGCGACGCCCTGCGCATCGCCCGCGAGGACCCGGGGCGCCAAGTGGTCTTCTTCGCCATCGGCTTCGAGACCACCACCCCGCCGACGGCGGTGGCGGCCAAGGTCGCCCGGGCGGAAGGGCTCGAGAATTTCTCGATCTTCTGCAACCATGTGCTGACGCCGCCAGCCCTGCGCACCATCCTCGCCACGGCCGGTCCGGATGGGGTCCGACTCGACGGTATCCTGGGTCCCTCCCATGTCAGCACCGTCATCGGCAGCCAGCCCTACGGCTTCGTGCCGCAGTTGTTCGGCAAGCCCGTCGTCATCGCCGGCTTCGAGCCCCTGGACGTGATGCAGTCCACCCTGATGCTGATCCGCCAGCTCAACGAGGGACGTTGCGAGGTCGAGAACCAGTACACCAGGACCGTGACTGCAGAGGGCAATCGCAAGGCCCAGGCCCTGATGGCGGAGGTCTTCAGGCCGCGCGAGACCTTCGAGTGGCGGGGGCTCGGCTTCCTGCCGGACAGCGCGCTGCGGCTCGCCGACGACTACGCGGACCTGGATGCGGAGCGGCGCTTTGCCGTCACGATCGGTGAGGTGCGGGAGGTCAAGGGGTGCGAGTGCCCGGCCATCCTGCGCGGGGTCAAGGAGCCGACGGACTGCAAGCTCTTCGGCACCGTCTGCACCCCGGACAACCCCATGGGCTCCTGTATGGTCTCCTCGGAGGGCGCCTGCGCCGCCTATTGGAGCTATGGACGCTTTCGTTATGACCACTGACCGCCGCTTTCCCGTTCGGCTGGACCTCCGGCACGGCACCGTCGATATGAGCCACGGCGCCGGGGGGCGGGCCATGGCGCAGCTCATCGCCGAGGTCTTCCAGGCCCACCTGGACAATGACCTGCTGCGCCAGGGCAACGACCAGGCCCTGTTCACCCCGCCCCCGGGGCGGCTGGTGATGAGCACCGACGGGCATGTGGTCTCACCGCTCTTCTTCCCCGGCGGGGACATCGGCTGCCTGTCGGTCCACGGCACCATCAACGATGTGGCCATGGCCGGCGCCCGGCCCCTCTATCTGGCCGCCGGCTTCATCCTGGAAGAGGGCTTTGCGCTCCAGGACCTGGTGCGCATCGTCGTCAGCATGGCCGCTGCCGCCAACGCGGCCGGCGTACCGGTCGTCACCGGGGACACCAAGGTCGTGGAGCGCGGCAAGGGGGACGGCGTCTTCATCACCACCACCGGGGTCGGCGTGGTCCCGGCGGGTGTCACCATCTCCGGTGACCTGGCCCGCCCCGGCGACGCCATCCTGGTCAGCGGCAGCCTGGGGGACCACGGGGTCGCCGTCCTGTCACGGCGTGAAAACCTTGGATTCGAGGTGAAGATCGCGTCCGACACCGCCGCCCTGCACGGTCTGGTGGCAGCAATGGTGGCCGCGGTGCCGGATCTGCACTGCCTGCGCGACCCCACCCGCGGCGGGCTGGCCACCACGCTCAATGAGCTGGCCCACCAGTCCGGGGTGGGGATGCGCATCCGCGAGTCCGCCATCCCGGTCCACCCGGCCGTGGCCGCCGCGTGCGAACTCCTGGGGCTCGACCCGCTCTATGTCGCCAACGAGGGCAAGCTGATCGCCATCTGCCCGGCGGCCCGGGCGGCCGAACTGCTGGCCGTCATGCGTGCGCATCCCCTGGGTGCAGCGGCCAGCCTGATTGGCGAGGTAGTGGCCGACCCCCACCGCTTCGTGCAGATGGAAACCGCCTTCGGCGGCAGCCGCATCGTCGATTGGCTGGCGGGGGAGCAGTTGCCGCGGATTTGTTGAACCCGCGTTGGCGAGGAACGGCTGACTGATAAGCCAAACAAGTCCGTTAGGGACTGCTTGTCGCGTTGTTGTCGTTGTGTTTAACTTGCTCTTGACTCGATACTGAGCTACCCGCGGTACCCTACCGCCCCCACAACACCGCGTCCACATACCGCTTGACCTGGAGGTGGGCCGGGGTGTCGATGTTGGTGAATTGCAGGCTGGTCTGAACGCCGTCCGCACCGGCCTGCGCCCGCACCACCTTGGCGTAGAGATCGCCCAGCGACTCCCCGTGGAGGCTCGGCGCGAGATCCACCACCAGATCGGTACCGCGCCCCAAGGCGAACGGGAGTTCGACCAGGAAGCCGTGGTAACCGAGATCCAGCGCCCGCCCCGACAGCGGCTCCGCGACTATGTGCTTACCGACGAGCCGCCGCAGTTCCACGGGAAAGTCGACCCGCACCCGCGGCGAGCGGCGCACCTCCACCTGCGGCACCACCAGGCGTCGCGGGTAGTTCACGCAGTGCAGTTCATAGAGGACCACGGGCGCCGATTTGCCCTTGACCCGTACCTCATTGACCGCGCCGACCTCGATGTGGTCACGCGCCGCGGCGTGGCACGACTCACTGAGGAGGACCTGACCGCGCAGGCTGAAGGACTCCATGCGCGCAACCACATTCACGGTGTCGCCGATCACGGTGTACTCGCTGTGCTGACGGGAGCCGAAACTGCCCGCCATCACCTCCCCGGTGTTGACCGCGATGCCTACATAGAGCCGGGGCTCCCCGCGCGCCACCGACTCCAGGTTGAATTCCACCATGGCGTGCTGCATCTCCACCGCGCAGGCCAGGGCGTGCAGCAGGTCATCCGGGCGGCGCTCGGGGGCGCCGAAGAGCGCCATCACCGAGTCGCCCATGAACTTGTCGATGACGCCCCCGTGACGCTTGATCACCCGCCCCATCACCGAGAAGTAGCGGTTCAGCAGACCGATGACGGTCACCGCGGGCAGGGTTTCGGTCAGCGCCGTAAAGCCGCGGATATCGGCCAGCACGATGGTCGCGTGAGTCCCGGTGATCGGCTGGGATTCCAGCAGGAACTCATCGATCAGCCCGTCCAGGCGATGGCGCAAGGCGCCATGCCGGAACGCGGCGCCGGACTTGTCGCAGAGCTCGGCGACCACGCGCGCGACCCCGGCGAGGAACAGTTCACGATTCTGGTGCAGCATCTTTAGGTTCGGTTCTTTGCGGTAGGTCGTTGAGCTTCAGCATGACACATGGGTGAGCACGCGCCTTGTGTCTGGTTGGCAGTTCGCACAATCGAAAAACGGCCTACACTCCCCGCGACGACAAGCCCAGCGCAACAACCGCGCTCCCCGGCCTGAGCACCGCCACAAGACAGACCCAGCGAGGCCCTTCATGACCCATCAACCCGCCCCCCACGGCACCGACCCGTGGCGCCCGCGTCGCGCGCACGCACGGTTGGCGCCGCTGTGCCTGGCACTCGGCCTGAGTCCGGGCCTGGTCGTCGCCGCCGAGAGCCGCATCGAGTTGCGCGACGGCAGCGTCATCAGCGCCGACCTGGTCGGGGTCGGCAATGGTGTCTACCGGGTCCGCAGCGCGACCCTGGGCGAGGTTACGATACCCGAGTCCGCGGTACTCGCGATTCGTCCCGCGACCGCCGGCGCCGCGGCACCGACCAGCGCCGCGACGAGTGCTGCGGCACCAAACCCGGCCCCCGGTGCCGGTGCGCAGACGGTCGACCTCGCGGCCATCCAGCAGCAACTGCTGGACAACCCGCAGACCATGGAGGCCATCACCCGCCTGCAGAGCGACCCGGGCATCCAGGCGGCCCTCGCCGATCCGCAGTTCGTGGCGATGATCATGTCCGGCAATGTCGAGGCACTGCGCACGGACCCGCGTTTCCAGCGCCTGCTCGAGAACCCGGCGATCCGGGCCCTCATCGGCCAGGTGCTGGGACCCTAAGTAACGAGTCACAAACAAGGTACACCAGGGATACCGTCGTTGTCGTTGTCGTTGTCGTTGTCGTTGTCGTTGTCGGGTTATCGTAGCGGCACGGATGCTTTCGCACCCCAAAGTGCATCGCTTCTACGAATTCGATTACGATTACGACAACGACAACGACAATGCTTGTGTTTAGCTTGTAGCTTGTTCTTGACTCGTTACCAATACCGCGAAGCGCACATCCCGACCCAACCCGGAGGACTGCAAAAAAAGCGAGAAAACAAAAAAAAAAGCCCGCTACTGCGGGCTTTTTTTCGGTGCACCGGGGCACTACTTGATCTTGCCTTCCTTGTACATGACGTGCTGGCGGACGACGGGATCGAACTTCTTGATCTCCATCTTCCCCGGCTGATTGCGCTTGTTCTTGGTGGTCGTATAGAAGTGACCGGTGCCGGCGCTGGAATTGAGCCGAATCTTTTCACGTGCTGCCTTGGCCATGGACCTTCCCCTTAAACCTGTTGACCACGGGCACGCAGGTCGCGGATGACCATGTCGATGCCTTGCTTATCGATCAGCCGCATCCCGCTGGTGGACAGGCGCAGCCGCACCCAGCGCTTTTCGCTTTCGACCCAATACCTGTGATAGTGCAGATTGGGCAGAAAACGGCGCTTGGTCTTGTTGTTCGCGTGCGACACATTGTGGCCGCTCATCGGCCCCTTACCGGTGACCTGACATACCCGAGACATGGCAGAGATCCTTACGAGAAAGATAAAATGGCTGGGACCGGCAACGCATGGGGGCCCAAAAAAGAAGCGGAAGGCTACCACGGGCCTCGGGCGGGACGCAAGCGGCGGCGCCGTAGAGCACTGGGACGGGACGCCCCGGCTCCTGTGTCACAGGAGCCCCCGCTCCGCCAGCGAGGTCCCCGGCCCTTCGCCGATGATGAGGTGATCGAGCACCCGCACCTCAATGAGGGCGAGCGCGTCCTTGAGCCGCTGCGTAATGCGCAGGTCCGCCTGGCTGGGCTCCGCCACCCCGGATGGGTGGTTGTGGGCGAAGATCACCGCGGCGGCATTGGTCTCGATCACCCGGCGCACCACCTCGCGGGGGTGGACACTCGAGCCGTCGATCGTGCCCTGAAACAGCTCCTCGTAGCGGATCACCCGGTGGCGATTGTCCAGGAACAGGCAGGCAAAGACCTCGTGGGGCAACCCGTAGAGCTTGAGTTTCAGAAAGTCACGGGTCGCCTCCGGACTGGTCAGGACGTCCTGGTCGGCGACGCGGGTCAGCAGATAGCGGCGACTGAGCTCCAGGACCGCCTGGAGCTGGGCGTACTTGGCCCGGCCCAAACCCTTGACGGCACAGAATCGCCGCTCGTGCGCTGCCATCAGGCCAGGCAGCCCGTCGAAGGTCGTGAGGAGGTCCCGTGCCAGATCGACCGCGCTCTTGCCCGGGATCCCGGTGCGCAGGAAGATGGCCAGCAATTCGGCGTTGGACAGGGACGCGGCGCCCTGGTCCAGGAGTTTCTCCCGCGGGCGCTCGTCCGCGGGCCAATCGGTAATCGCCATGGCGCCTCCGCCTGTGTGGTACCAGCCAACCTTAGCGCGATTCTGCCTCAGACCGGCGAGCCGCTTCACAAAAACTGCGAACTGCTCACCCAACCTCAGGCCAAATCCGGACAGACTCTGCGGCGGTAGCGGGCACGCGTGCGCAACGCGGGGGCGGATCGCGACGAGGCAAGGTTGAATCGGGTACACTTTCGGCCAGTTCCAGCCCAAGGCCCAAGTCACATCCGCGATGGCTCCACTACCCGACGTGCAGGTTTTGCTCGGCGTCAGCGGCGGGATCGCTGCCTACAAGGCGGCGGACCTGGTGCGCCGCCTGCGTGAGCGCGGCTGCGCGGTCCGGGTGGTGATGACGGCCGCGGCCACCGCCTTCGTCAGCCCGCTGACCTTCCAGGCACTCTCGGGCCACCCGGTGGGCACCGGCCTGCTCGATCCGGCGGCCGAGGCCGGCATGGGCCACATCGAACTGGCCCGCTGGGCGGACCTGGTGCTGATGGCACCCGCCACCGCGGACCTGATCGCCCGCCTCGCCGCCGGCCTGGCGGACGACCTGCCGACCACCCTGGTGCTCGCCACCTCGGCCCCGCTGTACCTGGCCCCGGCCATGAATCAACAGATGTGGCGTCATCCCGCGACCCAGGAGAACCTGGCGCGCCTGCGCGGCCGTGGCGTGCGTATTCTGGGCCC
The DNA window shown above is from Candidatus Thiodictyon syntrophicum and carries:
- a CDS encoding adenylate/guanylate cyclase domain-containing protein, with the translated sequence MLHQNRELFLAGVARVVAELCDKSGAAFRHGALRHRLDGLIDEFLLESQPITGTHATIVLADIRGFTALTETLPAVTVIGLLNRYFSVMGRVIKRHGGVIDKFMGDSVMALFGAPERRPDDLLHALACAVEMQHAMVEFNLESVARGEPRLYVGIAVNTGEVMAGSFGSRQHSEYTVIGDTVNVVARMESFSLRGQVLLSESCHAAARDHIEVGAVNEVRVKGKSAPVVLYELHCVNYPRRLVVPQVEVRRSPRVRVDFPVELRRLVGKHIVAEPLSGRALDLGYHGFLVELPFALGRGTDLVVDLAPSLHGESLGDLYAKVVRAQAGADGVQTSLQFTNIDTPAHLQVKRYVDAVLWGR
- the rpmG gene encoding 50S ribosomal protein L33; this encodes MAKAAREKIRLNSSAGTGHFYTTTKNKRNQPGKMEIKKFDPVVRQHVMYKEGKIK
- the rpmB gene encoding 50S ribosomal protein L28, which produces MSRVCQVTGKGPMSGHNVSHANNKTKRRFLPNLHYHRYWVESEKRWVRLRLSTSGMRLIDKQGIDMVIRDLRARGQQV
- the radC gene encoding RadC family protein, coding for MAITDWPADERPREKLLDQGAASLSNAELLAIFLRTGIPGKSAVDLARDLLTTFDGLPGLMAAHERRFCAVKGLGRAKYAQLQAVLELSRRYLLTRVADQDVLTSPEATRDFLKLKLYGLPHEVFACLFLDNRHRVIRYEELFQGTIDGSSVHPREVVRRVIETNAAAVIFAHNHPSGVAEPSQADLRITQRLKDALALIEVRVLDHLIIGEGPGTSLAERGLL